From one Streptomyces sp. R41 genomic stretch:
- a CDS encoding GNAT family N-acetyltransferase encodes MTLPTPELHTARLRLRPFTDADAASLYALHSSANVLRYWDSPPWTEPARAQRFIATCRTIEEEGTGSRVAVDRLSDGAFIGWCGLTSWNPDFRSASLGYVFDAAAWGHGYATETAHAVLRWAFDTLDLNRVQAETDTRNVACARVLEKLGFVREGTLREDCVVNGDVSDSWVFGLLRREWHPRAGR; translated from the coding sequence ATGACCTTGCCCACCCCCGAGCTGCACACCGCCCGCCTGCGACTGCGGCCGTTCACCGACGCCGACGCGGCGTCGCTCTACGCGCTGCACAGCAGCGCCAACGTGCTGCGCTACTGGGACTCCCCGCCGTGGACCGAACCGGCCCGCGCCCAGCGCTTCATCGCGACCTGCCGGACGATCGAGGAGGAAGGCACGGGATCGCGGGTGGCCGTCGACCGCCTCTCCGACGGCGCGTTCATCGGCTGGTGCGGCCTGACCAGCTGGAACCCGGACTTCCGCAGCGCGTCCCTGGGCTACGTCTTCGACGCCGCCGCGTGGGGCCACGGCTACGCCACGGAGACCGCGCACGCCGTCCTGCGGTGGGCGTTCGACACCCTGGACCTGAACCGCGTCCAGGCCGAGACCGACACCCGCAACGTGGCGTGCGCCCGGGTCCTGGAGAAGCTCGGCTTCGTCCGCGAAGGCACCCTCCGCGAGGACTGCGTCGTCAACGGCGACGTCTCCGACTCCTGGGTCTTCGGCCTCCTCCGCCGCGAGTGGCACCCGAGGGCCGGCCGCTAG
- a CDS encoding DUF1048 domain-containing protein, whose translation MGIQDIIEGKKQWRAHMARVKALPPDYQIVYKEMQKYLFKVGPVDLPDGPLLPGIVDFFEEGVAAGKGVLELIGNDVAAFCDDLVKDSRTYADVYQESISGEPGTAEK comes from the coding sequence GTGGGCATCCAGGACATCATCGAGGGCAAGAAGCAGTGGCGGGCGCATATGGCTCGGGTCAAGGCGCTCCCGCCGGACTACCAGATCGTCTACAAGGAGATGCAGAAGTACCTGTTCAAGGTCGGACCGGTCGACCTGCCTGACGGGCCCCTGCTCCCCGGGATCGTCGACTTCTTCGAGGAGGGCGTCGCCGCGGGCAAGGGGGTATTGGAACTCATCGGCAACGATGTCGCCGCGTTCTGCGACGACCTGGTCAAGGACTCACGCACCTATGCGGACGTCTATCAGGAGTCCATCAGCGGGGAACCCGGTACGGCCGAGAAGTAA
- a CDS encoding PadR family transcriptional regulator has product MDDLTEMLKGTLEGCVLEIIGTEETYGYAITRQLNEIGFADVIEGTVYTILLRLERNKLVQVTKRPSGVGPPRKFYALNEAGREELAKFWAKWQYVSSRIDRLKGGGR; this is encoded by the coding sequence ATGGACGACCTGACGGAGATGCTGAAGGGCACGCTCGAAGGGTGCGTGCTCGAAATCATCGGCACCGAGGAAACCTACGGATACGCCATCACTCGTCAGCTGAACGAGATCGGCTTCGCCGACGTCATCGAGGGGACGGTGTACACCATCTTGCTGCGACTGGAGAGGAACAAACTCGTCCAGGTGACGAAACGACCATCCGGGGTCGGTCCGCCACGCAAGTTCTACGCGCTCAACGAAGCCGGACGCGAGGAACTCGCGAAGTTCTGGGCGAAATGGCAGTACGTCTCATCACGCATCGACAGGCTCAAGGGGGGCGGGAGATGA
- a CDS encoding ISL3 family transposase: MSTDALFWDSLVFEGIDEVDVEAMTAAFGMVEVVARGRAAGAACPDCSRFSDRVHDRYLRRLKDLPLAEQGFVIRLTVRRFICGSADCPRRTFAEPFSRLAAPHARFTTRLNHALERVGLALAGRAGARLAAQLGFGAGRMTLLRRVMALPDPQFSTPRVLGVDDFAIRRGQTYSTVLTSVEDHRVVDVLPTRAAGPLAAWLVRHSGVEIICRDRAGAYAEGARRGAPDALQVADRFHLWQGLGRAVETCVAAHRDCLRSPSTSGTLPEATCPESGRPLSGSGPLGRRAERKKAAHTLVHEMLAQGHSRRAIARHLGWGLNTVLRYASATRWQDTIRDNRPRPSRLDPYKPYLERRFAEGCTSVTRLHSELVANNAPVTYQMVRAHVATLRGAPTGAPPRPPTVRQMTGWLTRHPTALSEDDRAGLKDVLARCPELDTAAGHVRDFGEILSDRLGARLPAWIDAVDASQLPGLTGFALHLLRDLDAVTAGLTLDWSSGSIEGAVNRIKKIKRQLYGRAGFELLRKMILLQ; encoded by the coding sequence ATGTCGACCGATGCACTGTTCTGGGACTCGCTGGTGTTCGAGGGGATCGACGAGGTGGATGTCGAGGCGATGACGGCCGCGTTCGGCATGGTCGAGGTGGTGGCGAGAGGCCGCGCGGCCGGGGCTGCATGTCCGGACTGCAGCCGCTTCTCGGACCGTGTCCACGACCGTTATCTGCGCAGGCTGAAGGACCTTCCGCTCGCTGAGCAGGGCTTTGTGATCCGGCTGACAGTCCGGCGCTTCATCTGTGGGTCGGCGGACTGCCCGCGTCGGACGTTCGCCGAGCCGTTCTCCCGGCTGGCCGCCCCGCACGCACGGTTCACCACTCGGCTCAACCATGCCCTGGAGCGAGTGGGGCTCGCCCTGGCCGGGCGGGCCGGTGCTCGGCTGGCTGCTCAGCTGGGCTTCGGCGCGGGACGGATGACCTTGTTACGCAGGGTCATGGCACTGCCCGATCCGCAGTTCAGCACGCCGCGTGTGCTGGGCGTGGACGACTTCGCGATCCGGCGCGGCCAAACCTACTCCACCGTCTTGACCAGCGTCGAAGACCATCGCGTGGTCGATGTCCTCCCGACACGTGCAGCCGGGCCGCTGGCCGCGTGGCTGGTCCGTCACTCAGGAGTGGAGATCATCTGCCGGGACCGGGCAGGCGCCTACGCCGAGGGGGCCCGGCGCGGCGCCCCCGACGCTCTGCAGGTCGCTGACCGGTTTCACTTGTGGCAGGGCCTCGGCCGGGCCGTGGAGACCTGTGTCGCCGCCCACCGAGACTGTCTGCGCAGCCCGTCGACCAGCGGCACACTGCCGGAGGCGACCTGCCCGGAGTCCGGCCGGCCGCTGAGCGGCTCGGGACCCCTCGGCCGGCGGGCCGAACGTAAGAAGGCCGCGCACACCCTGGTCCACGAGATGCTCGCCCAAGGCCACTCACGCCGGGCGATCGCCCGGCACCTGGGCTGGGGCCTGAACACCGTACTCCGGTACGCGAGCGCCACGCGCTGGCAGGACACCATCCGCGACAACCGTCCCCGACCCAGCAGGCTGGACCCCTACAAGCCCTATCTGGAGCGCCGATTCGCCGAGGGATGCACCAGCGTCACCCGCCTACACAGCGAACTCGTTGCCAACAACGCGCCCGTCACCTACCAGATGGTCCGCGCCCACGTCGCCACCCTCCGCGGGGCTCCGACCGGCGCGCCGCCCCGGCCTCCGACGGTGCGCCAGATGACCGGCTGGCTCACCCGGCACCCCACCGCGCTGAGCGAGGACGACCGTGCCGGCCTGAAGGATGTCCTGGCACGCTGCCCCGAACTGGACACGGCTGCCGGGCATGTCCGTGACTTCGGCGAGATACTCAGCGACCGTCTGGGGGCCAGGCTCCCTGCCTGGATCGACGCGGTCGACGCCAGCCAACTACCCGGCCTCACCGGCTTCGCACTCCACCTGCTCCGAGACCTCGACGCAGTGACAGCAGGACTCACCCTCGACTGGAGCTCCGGCAGCATCGAGGGGGCGGTAAATCGCATCAAGAAGATCAAGAGGCAGCTCTACGGACGAGCCGGATTCGAACTACTCCGCAAGATGATCCTGCTCCAATAG
- a CDS encoding helix-turn-helix domain-containing protein encodes MIVTHAYRFALDPTAGQVGALLRHAGAGRVAFNWGLARVKANLSQREAERWCPLSWCTGSVAGSARASARGALPRVRTAP; translated from the coding sequence GTGATCGTTACGCATGCCTACCGGTTCGCTTTGGACCCGACGGCTGGCCAGGTCGGGGCGCTACTGCGGCATGCGGGTGCGGGTCGGGTGGCGTTCAACTGGGGTCTTGCGCGGGTGAAGGCGAACCTCTCCCAGCGGGAGGCTGAGCGATGGTGTCCCTTGTCGTGGTGTACGGGATCAGTGGCTGGGAGTGCGCGGGCGTCTGCCCGGGGCGCACTTCCACGGGTGAGGACCGCTCCCTGA
- a CDS encoding IS256 family transposase, whose product MALSQSELIRLLESLRSTDGIELIRAIAERMVQELIEAEASAHIGAEWNERTPTRTNVRNGHREKVLTTLAGDLDLEIPKVRTGSFFPSLLERRRRIDQALYAVIMEAYVHGVSTRSVDDLVKALGGDSGISKSEVSRICTMLDEPLTAFRTRPLDHVRFPYVYLDATYCKARVNHQIVSRAVVVATGITEDGNREVLGLMVGDSESEAFWKEFLRSLRERGLSGVRLVITDQHAGLVAAVRKVMLGAAWQRCRVHFLRNAFSVIDRDSGEMVAATIRTIFTQPTAGLVRTQLDTVADMLGTQFPKVKAMLLEAKEDLTAFADFPPRHWKKIQSTNPLERVNREIKRRIDVVQVFPNDDALIRLVTAVLFEMHDEWIAFPRRYLPEGSMGEIYRELPESDPALPNTPNTPAS is encoded by the coding sequence ATGGCCCTGTCCCAGTCTGAACTGATACGGCTGCTTGAGTCACTACGCTCGACCGACGGAATCGAGCTCATCCGCGCCATCGCCGAGCGAATGGTGCAGGAGTTGATCGAGGCCGAGGCGAGTGCTCACATCGGTGCGGAGTGGAACGAGCGCACGCCGACGCGGACCAACGTCCGCAACGGGCACCGCGAGAAGGTGCTGACCACGCTGGCCGGCGACCTGGACCTGGAGATCCCCAAGGTCCGCACCGGCAGCTTCTTCCCCAGCCTGCTGGAGCGCCGGCGCCGCATCGACCAGGCCCTCTACGCGGTCATCATGGAGGCATACGTGCATGGCGTCTCCACTCGCAGCGTCGATGACCTGGTCAAAGCCCTGGGCGGGGACAGCGGGATCTCCAAGTCCGAGGTCTCGCGGATCTGCACGATGCTGGATGAGCCGCTGACCGCATTCCGCACCCGCCCGCTGGACCACGTCCGCTTCCCCTACGTCTACTTGGACGCGACCTACTGCAAGGCGCGGGTGAACCATCAGATCGTCTCCCGGGCCGTGGTCGTCGCCACCGGCATCACCGAGGACGGCAACCGCGAGGTCCTGGGCCTGATGGTCGGCGACAGCGAGAGCGAGGCGTTCTGGAAGGAATTCCTGCGCTCGCTGCGAGAGCGCGGCCTGTCCGGGGTTCGCCTGGTCATCACCGACCAGCACGCCGGGCTGGTCGCTGCGGTCCGCAAGGTGATGCTCGGCGCCGCCTGGCAGCGGTGCAGGGTTCATTTCCTGCGAAATGCCTTCAGCGTGATCGACCGGGATTCCGGTGAAATGGTCGCCGCGACGATCCGCACGATCTTCACCCAGCCCACCGCCGGCCTCGTGCGCACGCAGCTGGACACCGTCGCAGACATGCTCGGCACCCAGTTCCCCAAGGTCAAAGCGATGCTGCTGGAGGCGAAGGAGGATCTGACCGCGTTCGCGGACTTCCCGCCGCGGCACTGGAAGAAGATCCAGTCGACGAACCCGCTGGAACGGGTGAACCGGGAGATCAAGCGCAGGATCGATGTCGTCCAGGTCTTTCCCAACGACGACGCGCTCATCCGGCTGGTCACCGCCGTGCTCTTCGAGATGCACGACGAATGGATCGCCTTTCCCCGCCGCTACCTCCCCGAAGGCAGCATGGGCGAGATCTACCGCGAACTCCCCGAAAGCGACCCGGCGCTGCCCAACACTCCAAACACGCCCGCCAGTTGA
- a CDS encoding DUF4259 domain-containing protein — protein sequence MGTWDIGPFDNDTAADFGGDLDEAALEEREAMIRSALKRAADPADFLDASAGERAVAAAALVAAQHPDGELTCSNYGPSEPLPELSADLRTLAVDALDQVASERSELAELWDDAANGSKWRHDITRLRYVLDPPVPPQEETLFDV from the coding sequence ATGGGCACCTGGGACATCGGCCCCTTCGATAACGACACCGCCGCCGACTTCGGAGGTGACCTGGACGAGGCAGCACTGGAAGAACGCGAAGCCATGATCCGCAGCGCGCTCAAACGCGCCGCTGACCCTGCGGACTTCCTGGATGCCTCCGCCGGCGAGCGAGCAGTGGCCGCGGCCGCCCTAGTCGCTGCCCAGCACCCGGATGGCGAACTGACATGTTCCAACTACGGTCCGTCAGAGCCGCTGCCAGAGTTGTCCGCAGACCTTCGAACACTCGCCGTCGACGCTCTGGACCAAGTAGCCTCCGAGCGGTCTGAACTCGCCGAACTTTGGGACGACGCTGCGAACGGCTCGAAGTGGCGCCACGACATCACCCGCCTTCGCTACGTCCTTGACCCTCCGGTCCCTCCACAAGAGGAAACCCTCTTCGACGTCTAA
- the ltrA gene encoding group II intron reverse transcriptase/maturase, with protein sequence MNKLKAPDKPFEISKRAVWEAWEKVKANKGAPGVDGQTIAEFGADLKNNLYKIWNRMSSGSYFPQPVRAVEIEKAHGGGMRILGVPSVADRIAQTVVAQELEAKVETIFHPDSYGYRPQRSALDAVMACRQRCWRTDWVIDLDIRKFFDTVPWDLVVKAVEANTELPWVVLYVKRWLEAPMMLPDGSLQVRDRGTPQGSAVSPVLANLFLHYAFDAWMTREFPGVVFERYVDDAVVHCVSEAQAHHVLAALQQRMGEVGLELHPDKTRVVYCKDSNRRGSHEHTAFTFLGFTFRARQVRLKTGKMFTGFNPAISNDALNKISRRVRSWRLHLHTEVSEADLARLINPVVRGWMQYYGAFYRSALYPLLGRINAYLMRWIRKKYKRLRGRKKAQEAWNRTVTQRPRFFAHWAWVPTVPVVW encoded by the coding sequence GTGAACAAGCTGAAAGCACCAGACAAGCCGTTCGAGATTTCGAAGCGGGCGGTCTGGGAGGCGTGGGAGAAGGTCAAGGCGAACAAGGGCGCACCCGGAGTGGATGGACAGACGATCGCGGAGTTCGGGGCCGATCTGAAGAACAATCTCTACAAGATCTGGAATCGGATGTCTTCAGGGTCGTACTTCCCGCAGCCGGTGCGCGCGGTGGAGATCGAGAAGGCGCACGGCGGTGGCATGAGAATCCTCGGCGTGCCGTCGGTTGCCGACCGGATCGCGCAGACGGTCGTGGCCCAGGAACTGGAGGCGAAGGTCGAGACGATCTTCCATCCGGACTCCTATGGCTATCGTCCCCAGCGGTCCGCGCTCGACGCGGTGATGGCCTGCCGACAGCGGTGCTGGAGGACGGACTGGGTGATCGATCTGGACATCCGGAAGTTCTTCGACACTGTGCCGTGGGACCTGGTCGTCAAGGCGGTCGAGGCGAACACCGAGTTGCCGTGGGTGGTGCTGTATGTCAAGCGGTGGCTGGAAGCGCCGATGATGCTGCCCGACGGCTCGTTGCAGGTCCGGGACCGGGGAACCCCGCAAGGTTCCGCGGTCTCGCCCGTGCTCGCGAATCTGTTTCTGCACTATGCGTTCGATGCATGGATGACCCGGGAATTCCCCGGCGTCGTCTTCGAACGCTATGTGGACGACGCGGTGGTCCACTGCGTCAGCGAGGCCCAAGCACACCATGTGCTCGCGGCACTTCAGCAGCGGATGGGCGAGGTCGGACTGGAACTGCACCCGGATAAAACCAGGGTCGTGTACTGCAAGGACAGCAACCGGCGCGGCTCCCACGAGCACACCGCGTTCACGTTCCTCGGGTTCACGTTCCGGGCCCGTCAGGTGCGGTTGAAGACCGGGAAAATGTTCACCGGCTTCAATCCGGCGATCAGCAACGACGCCCTGAACAAGATCAGTAGGCGGGTGCGGTCCTGGCGGCTGCACTTGCACACTGAGGTCTCTGAAGCGGATCTCGCCCGGCTTATCAATCCAGTCGTGCGAGGTTGGATGCAGTACTACGGTGCCTTCTACCGGTCGGCGCTGTATCCCCTCCTGGGGCGCATCAACGCCTACCTGATGCGCTGGATCCGCAAGAAATACAAACGACTGCGGGGACGGAAGAAGGCGCAGGAAGCGTGGAACAGGACCGTTACCCAGCGGCCCCGGTTCTTCGCCCACTGGGCCTGGGTACCAACAGTCCCCGTCGTCTGGTGA
- a CDS encoding ISL3 family transposase, which produces MNEVRPQLAELLFPSLQNVLVESVEVTDRVVRVEALSTARQATCPGCERPSGRIHGSYLRFPHDLPTAGKSVVVALRVRRFVCAEASCPRKTFAEQVPGLTRRFGRRTERLRSTLISVGLALAGRAWARMTDIFGTPVSRNTLLRLIASLPDPPTVTPRVVGVDEYAQRKGRIYGTVLIDVETRRPIDLLPDRQADTLAAWLAERPGIEIVCRDRAPFFADGATRGAPQALQVADRWHLWHNLGEAAEKCVYRHRGCLRPTPEQPEEPREEPESATSSPWPTGHRFAERTRAKHATIHALLAAGHSKRSVARQLGMTGNTILRFARAATPEELFTGQWQNRATRLDAYKPYLDQRWQEGCTNAWKLWEEIKEQGYPRGYAGVRDYVSRNLRGKPQPIGPRPPSARAVTRWILTHPDALPEGDPIQLKAVLANCPELTALVDYVRSFAHMVTELQGDRLPEWIASARTTTDLPSLSRFAQHLERDLDAVIAGLTLPWSSGVVEGHVNRIKMLSSSRGHFSPRPSQNRT; this is translated from the coding sequence GTGAACGAAGTACGGCCGCAACTCGCAGAGTTACTGTTCCCCTCGCTGCAGAACGTGTTGGTGGAGTCGGTCGAGGTGACCGACAGGGTCGTCCGAGTCGAGGCCCTGAGCACTGCCCGGCAAGCGACCTGCCCGGGCTGCGAGCGTCCCTCAGGGCGAATACACGGCTCCTATCTGCGCTTTCCCCATGACCTGCCAACTGCGGGCAAGTCCGTCGTGGTGGCATTGAGGGTGCGCCGGTTCGTCTGCGCGGAAGCCTCCTGTCCGCGCAAGACTTTCGCCGAGCAGGTGCCGGGACTCACCCGCCGGTTCGGCCGGCGGACGGAACGGCTGCGATCGACGCTCATCTCGGTCGGCCTCGCGCTCGCGGGCCGAGCCTGGGCTCGCATGACGGACATCTTCGGGACGCCGGTCAGTCGGAACACCCTGCTGAGGCTGATCGCCTCACTCCCGGATCCGCCCACTGTCACGCCCCGCGTGGTCGGCGTGGACGAATACGCCCAGCGCAAGGGACGGATCTACGGAACTGTGCTCATCGACGTCGAAACACGTCGTCCGATCGACCTCCTGCCCGACCGGCAGGCGGACACGCTCGCGGCCTGGCTCGCCGAGCGGCCCGGCATCGAGATCGTCTGCCGTGACCGAGCTCCCTTCTTCGCCGACGGCGCCACCCGCGGCGCCCCACAGGCCCTCCAGGTCGCCGACCGGTGGCATCTCTGGCACAACCTGGGCGAAGCCGCCGAGAAGTGCGTCTACCGGCACCGCGGCTGCTTGCGCCCCACGCCAGAACAGCCGGAGGAACCCCGGGAGGAGCCGGAGTCGGCCACGTCATCGCCCTGGCCGACAGGGCACCGGTTTGCCGAACGCACCCGCGCCAAGCACGCCACCATCCACGCTCTCCTCGCCGCCGGTCACAGCAAGCGGTCCGTCGCCCGACAGCTCGGCATGACCGGCAACACGATCTTGCGTTTCGCCCGCGCCGCCACCCCGGAGGAGCTGTTCACCGGCCAGTGGCAAAACCGTGCGACCAGGCTCGACGCCTATAAGCCCTACCTCGATCAGCGCTGGCAGGAAGGCTGCACCAACGCCTGGAAATTATGGGAGGAGATCAAGGAACAGGGCTATCCCCGCGGTTACGCCGGCGTCCGCGACTACGTCAGCAGGAACCTTCGCGGCAAACCCCAACCCATCGGCCCTCGTCCGCCGTCGGCCCGCGCCGTCACCCGCTGGATCCTCACCCACCCCGATGCCCTGCCCGAAGGCGACCCGATTCAGCTCAAGGCCGTCCTGGCCAACTGCCCCGAACTGACCGCACTTGTCGACTACGTGCGTTCTTTCGCCCACATGGTCACCGAACTGCAAGGCGACCGACTGCCGGAGTGGATCGCATCCGCCCGAACCACCACCGACCTGCCAAGCCTCAGCCGATTCGCCCAGCACCTCGAACGCGACCTTGACGCGGTCATCGCCGGCCTGACCCTGCCATGGAGCTCAGGCGTCGTCGAAGGACACGTCAACAGGATCAAGATGCTGTCGAGTAGCCGGGGGCATTTCAGCCCCCGGCCCTCACAGAACCGTACGTAA
- a CDS encoding FG-GAP-like repeat-containing protein, which produces MHRAVTVAAVLAPLLAVTLTPATASATAPYKGANTAAVQDDFNGDGYRDLVVGAPYAANGSVEEAGAVVVLYGAASSVSTTRRAVITQATSGIPGDPEEWDAFGTTVASADLDRDGYADLLVGTPDEGVGGKNSRGSVTVVWGGPSGLQGGTSISPPAGYGDGRTYCGFGMSLATGDMDGDGDPEVGIGSRCEGASYGGPFTRTGKAAYSYRDSYFGETRGVVMGDVNGDGKAEQFWLPGATTGDLRGPVSFYHGAGDGDSAPPGLTKLPYADGHTGQIGDINGDGYGDLVTGIADDDSLLNATGAAHRGGEIQVLYGSAQGITADQRPKVFHQDTAGVPGTAEDGDQFGQSLSVGDVNADGYADVLVGSPSEAVGTRVYAGTAVLLRGSASGLTTAKAVGYTQDTAGVPGTAESGDLFGAAVHLADLNKDGKAETVVGVPRENSDGCLWIARGSASGPVLSGSVNLCGKSAGITVRSTKGYFGAALTSPHVSY; this is translated from the coding sequence TTGCACAGAGCAGTCACGGTCGCGGCCGTGCTCGCCCCCCTCCTCGCCGTCACCCTCACTCCGGCGACGGCTTCCGCAACTGCGCCTTACAAGGGGGCCAACACCGCTGCTGTCCAAGACGACTTCAACGGTGACGGCTACCGAGACCTGGTCGTGGGCGCGCCCTACGCTGCCAACGGATCGGTGGAGGAAGCGGGCGCCGTCGTCGTCCTGTACGGGGCGGCGTCATCGGTGAGCACCACGCGCCGGGCGGTCATCACGCAGGCCACCTCCGGGATCCCCGGCGACCCCGAGGAATGGGATGCCTTCGGTACGACAGTCGCCAGTGCCGACCTGGACCGGGACGGGTATGCGGATCTGCTCGTCGGCACGCCCGATGAAGGCGTCGGCGGCAAAAACTCCCGGGGCTCCGTGACCGTCGTGTGGGGCGGGCCCAGTGGGCTGCAGGGCGGCACCAGCATTTCCCCGCCCGCCGGGTACGGGGACGGCAGGACGTACTGCGGCTTCGGGATGTCCCTGGCCACGGGCGACATGGACGGCGACGGTGATCCGGAGGTGGGTATCGGCTCGCGCTGCGAGGGTGCCTCCTACGGCGGGCCTTTCACGCGCACCGGCAAGGCCGCCTACAGCTACCGGGATTCGTACTTCGGGGAGACCCGCGGCGTCGTGATGGGCGACGTCAACGGCGACGGCAAGGCGGAGCAGTTCTGGCTGCCCGGCGCCACGACCGGCGATCTCCGCGGGCCGGTGTCCTTCTACCACGGCGCCGGCGACGGGGACTCGGCACCGCCCGGCCTCACCAAACTCCCCTACGCCGACGGCCACACCGGCCAGATCGGCGACATCAACGGCGACGGCTACGGCGACCTGGTCACTGGCATCGCGGACGACGACTCCCTCCTGAACGCGACCGGCGCCGCACACCGCGGCGGCGAGATCCAGGTCCTCTACGGCAGTGCGCAGGGCATCACCGCCGACCAGCGTCCAAAGGTCTTCCACCAGGACACGGCGGGCGTCCCTGGCACCGCGGAGGACGGCGACCAGTTCGGCCAGTCGCTCAGCGTCGGTGACGTCAACGCCGACGGGTACGCCGACGTCCTCGTCGGCTCCCCCAGCGAGGCGGTTGGCACACGCGTGTATGCAGGGACGGCCGTCCTGCTGCGCGGTTCCGCCTCCGGCCTGACCACGGCCAAGGCTGTCGGATACACCCAGGACACGGCGGGCGTGCCCGGCACCGCCGAGAGCGGCGACCTGTTCGGCGCGGCCGTCCACCTCGCCGATCTCAACAAGGACGGCAAGGCCGAGACGGTCGTCGGCGTTCCCAGGGAGAACAGCGACGGCTGCCTGTGGATCGCCCGCGGCTCGGCCTCCGGCCCCGTCCTCAGCGGCTCGGTCAACCTGTGCGGCAAGAGCGCCGGCATCACCGTCCGTAGCACCAAGGGCTACTTCGGAGCCGCACTCACGAGCCCTCACGTTTCTTACTAA
- a CDS encoding DUF1048 domain-containing protein, which translates to MNFWETITGSDLTRDWKAFEARAEALPDDYRAAWEQIKAHLFPHGDFTGRNLMPILDAALGLLEETAADGQSVHEVLGDDIRGFCRALAGGEGARTYRDRWREQLNRNVARKLNRLGG; encoded by the coding sequence ATGAACTTCTGGGAGACCATCACAGGCAGCGATCTCACCAGGGATTGGAAGGCGTTCGAAGCCCGGGCCGAGGCCCTGCCAGACGACTACCGGGCGGCGTGGGAACAGATCAAGGCCCACCTCTTTCCCCATGGGGACTTCACCGGCCGCAACCTGATGCCGATCCTCGATGCCGCCCTGGGGCTGCTCGAAGAAACAGCGGCGGACGGGCAGAGCGTCCACGAGGTCCTCGGCGACGACATCCGAGGCTTTTGCAGGGCGCTGGCCGGTGGAGAAGGGGCTCGAACCTATCGCGACCGGTGGCGCGAGCAGTTGAACAGGAACGTCGCAAGGAAACTGAACCGGCTGGGAGGCTGA
- a CDS encoding nucleotidyl transferase AbiEii/AbiGii toxin family protein translates to MNVSDLMRIFYFNRLAARVFTQDPDGWLIKGGQALLVRYRGAARLSGDRDLQAAHPDLTPDEARKRVLEAAACALNDFLRFAPGKCTSAADPARGGSQHFQVFLGPTRVDSVKVDITVRRSLAGTPEISPLASAGDLPWPVDWPTVRLRLYPLIDHIADKICALYERHGDGTSSRYRDLADLLLISQQEEVNGRAVYQDLHREADQRCQRSIDLTLPKSFEAPGPAWHDNYPAAAALVIGLQGCGTFPEAAQAAETFLNPLLDGSAQGHWNPANASWQ, encoded by the coding sequence ATGAACGTCTCCGACCTCATGCGGATCTTCTACTTCAACCGCCTCGCAGCCCGGGTTTTCACCCAGGACCCCGACGGATGGCTTATCAAAGGCGGCCAGGCTCTCCTCGTCCGCTACCGGGGAGCCGCCCGCCTCAGCGGCGACAGAGACCTGCAGGCCGCCCATCCCGACCTGACCCCGGACGAGGCACGCAAGCGCGTCCTGGAGGCTGCCGCCTGCGCGCTCAACGATTTCCTCCGCTTCGCACCCGGCAAGTGCACCTCCGCAGCCGACCCCGCCCGCGGAGGCTCGCAGCACTTCCAGGTCTTCCTTGGCCCCACCCGAGTCGACAGCGTCAAGGTCGACATCACGGTCCGCCGCTCCCTCGCCGGCACCCCTGAAATCAGTCCTCTGGCCTCCGCCGGCGACCTGCCGTGGCCCGTCGACTGGCCCACTGTTCGTCTCCGTCTCTACCCCCTCATCGACCACATCGCCGACAAGATCTGCGCCTTGTACGAGCGCCATGGTGATGGGACATCCAGCCGCTACCGCGACCTGGCCGACCTGCTGCTGATCAGCCAGCAGGAGGAGGTCAACGGGCGGGCGGTCTATCAAGACCTTCACCGGGAGGCCGACCAACGCTGCCAGCGCAGCATCGACCTCACCTTGCCCAAGTCCTTCGAAGCGCCGGGGCCCGCCTGGCACGACAACTACCCAGCCGCCGCCGCACTGGTCATCGGGCTGCAAGGATGCGGCACCTTCCCCGAAGCGGCCCAGGCTGCCGAGACGTTCCTGAACCCGCTGCTCGACGGCAGCGCGCAAGGACACTGGAACCCTGCGAACGCTTCCTGGCAATGA